One segment of Rosa chinensis cultivar Old Blush chromosome 6, RchiOBHm-V2, whole genome shotgun sequence DNA contains the following:
- the LOC112170342 gene encoding mitochondrial Rho GTPase 2, translating into MSVQPTYSGRRTGVRVVVAGDRGTGKSSLIVALATETFADNLPPVLPPTTLPADLYPDGIPVTVIDTSSSMESSMKRSEELKRADAVMLTYACDQPMTLSRISSYWLPELRRLEVNVPVILVGCKLDLRDEHDPMNMEAVMTPIMQRYREIETCIECSAATFLQVPDAFYYAQKAVLHPTLPLFDQETQSLQPRCVSALRRIFTLCDHDMDGALNDQELNGFQVKCFNAPLQPEEIIGVQRVVQEKLPEGVNENGLTLDGFLFLHALFIEKGRLETTWAVMRKFGYEDDLKLRDDFLTLPFKAAPDQSVELTTEALEFLRGIFRLHDTDNDGAVRPTELDMLFATAPESPWSEIPYLDAAERTALGDLTLNGFLSEWALMTLIDPKKSMANLIYIGYRGDPASALHLTRRRKVDRKKQKTERNVFNCFVFGPKNAGKSAIINSFIERPFSKSGTTTTGERWAVNAVDEIGGNKKTLVLREIPEDEVKKLLSKKNSLAACDVAVFVYDSSDERSWKRSKELLAEVARKGDESEDYLVPCLLIAAKDDLDPYPMAVRDSLGISQELGIEAPIRVSMKQSNLNNVFGRIVHAAKHPHLSIPETETRKNRKKYRQLFNRSLTFVSVGTAAAVVGLVAYRAYAARKSASA; encoded by the exons ATGTCAGTACAACCTACCTACAGCGGAAGACGCACCGGCGTCCGGGTAGTGGTCGCCGGCGACCGCGGCACCGGCAAGTCGAGCTTGATCGTTGCACTGGCCACGGAAACCTTCGCCGATAACCTACCTCCGGTGCTTCCTCCCACCACCCTCCCCGCCGATTTGTATCCCGATGGTATTCCCGTCACCGTCATCGACACCTCATCCAG CATGGAGAGTAGTATGAAGCGCAGCGAAGAACTGAAGCGAGCTGATGCAGTGATGCTGACGTACGCCTGTGATCAGCCAATGACGCTTAGCCGTATCTCCAGTTACTGGCTCCCTGAGCTTCGTCGGTTGGAG GTGAATGTACCAGTAATTTTGGTTGGATGCAAGTTAGATTTGAGGGACGAGCATGATCCGATGAACATGGAGGCGGTGATGACACCAATCATGCAGCGGTATAGGGAAATCGAGACTTGCATCGAGTGTTCTGCTGCTACTTTTCTGCAG GTTCCGGATGCATTCTATTATGCTCAGAAGGCAGTTCTTCATCCAACATTGCCTTTGTTTGATCAAGAAACACAGTCTCTGCAACCCCGTTGTGTTAGTGCTTTGAGAAGGATATTTACTCTTTGCGATCATGACATGGATGGTGCCCTCAATGATCAAGAGCTGAATGGATTCCAG GTTAAGTGTTTTAATGCTCCACTACAACCTGAAGAGATTATAGGAGTTCAAAGGGTTGTACAGGAGAAATTACCAGAAGGAGTCAACGAGAATGGTCTTACCCTTGATGGTTTCCTTTTTCTCCATGCCCTTTTCATTGAGAAAGGGCGTCTTGAGACAACTTGGGCTGTCATGAGAAAATTTGGATATGAAGATGATTTAAAACTCAGGGATGATTTTCTCACACTTCCTTTCAAGGCGGCTCCGGATCAG AGTGTGGAGCTAACAACTGAAGCTTTGGAATTCCTGAGGGGGATATTCAGATTACATGACACTGATAAT GATGGAGCTGTACGACCTACTGAGCTTGATATGCTATTTGCTACTGCTCCAGAAAG TCCTTGGAGTGAGATTCCTTATCTGGATGCTGCAGAGAGAACAGCATTGGGTGATTTAACACTCAATGGATTTCTATCCGAG TGGGCCCTTATGACACTAATAGATCCAAAGAAAAGTATGGCTAATTTGATATACATTGGATACCGCGGCGATCCTGCTTCTGCCCTCCATCTTactagaagaagaaaagttgaTCGTAAAAAGCAAAAGACTGAAAGAAATGTTTTCAATTGCTTTGTCTTTGGTCCTAAAAATGCAGGAAAGTCTGCTATTATCAATTCATTCATAGAAAG GCCTTTCTCAAAGAGTGGCACTACCACAACTGGTGAGCGTTGGGCAGTGAATGCTGTTGACGAGATTGGG GGGAATAAGAAGACTCTTGTATTGAGAGAGATACCAGAAGATGAAGTTAAAAAACTCTTGTCCAAAAAGAACTCTTTGGCAGCCTGTGATGTAGCTGTCTTTGTCTATGACAG TTCAGATGAACGTTCATGGAAAAGATCAAAAGAACTCCTTGCAGAGGTTGCTAGGAAAGGAGATGAAAGTGAAGACTATCTTGTACCTTGTCTCCTTATTGCTGCCAAGGATGATCTGGATCCATATCCAATGGCAGTGCGAGATTCTCTTGGG ATTAGTCAAGAATTAGGCATAGAGGCACCTATCCGTGTGAGCATGAAGCAGAGCAATTTGAATAATGTATTTGGTAGAATTGTACATGCAGCTAAGCACCCTCATTTGAGCATTCCTGAAACCGAGACTAGGAAGAACCGCAAGAAGTACCGCCAGCTTTTCAATCGATCTCTTACCTTTGTCTCAG TTGGGACTGCTGCTGCTGTAGTTGGACTTGTAGCCTACCGTGCCTATGCAGCAAGGAAAAGCGCTTCTGCTTAG
- the LOC112170343 gene encoding pentatricopeptide repeat-containing protein At4g02820, mitochondrial, translating to MNNDMLLRNLRSSIAAVRRFSAVASTGATKESGGGRDTLGRRLLGLVYAKRSAAVTIGKWKEEGGTVRKYELNRIVRELRKLRRYKHALEICEWMTLQKDVKLLAGDYAVQLDLIAKVRGMNSAEKFFEDLPEQMRDGTTCSALLHTYVQNKEAAKAEALVEKMKECGFVKNPLPYNHMLSLYVSDGQLDKIPEVIGEMKVHTKPDVVTYNLWLTVCASQNNVDSAERVFLELKKAKVNPDWVTFSTLTNLYIKSSLIEKAAATLKEMENMASRKHRVAYSSLLSLHANIGDKAGVQRVWKKLKSCFPKMNDAEYTCMIASLVKLKEIEEAEKLYTEWESVSGTHDPRVSNIILAAYINRNQMDVAETFCSRMVQNSITPCYSTWELLTWGYLKQKHTKKVLEYFKRAVGSVKKWDPDQRLIAEVFGRLNEEGSVEEAEELVVFLRNAGHVSTETYNSLLRTYAQAGTMPLLVEERMKKDNVELNKETRSLIKRINKICASEVPSLCS from the exons ATGAATAATGACATGTTGCTAAGAAACCTGCGAAGCTCCATCGCCGCCGTCCGCCGTTTCTCGGCGGTGGCGAGCACCGGAGCGACGAAGGAATCGGGCGGTGGAAGAGACACGCTGGGAAGGAGACTTCTGGGCCTGGTGTATGCAAAACGCAGCGCGGCGGTTACTATAGGGAAATGGAAAGAGGAAGGAGGCACAGTGCGGAAGTATGAGCTTAATCGAATTGTTCGGGAGCTTCGTAAGCTCCGGCGTTATAAGCACGCTCTTGAG ATATGCGAATGGATGACTTTACAGAAAGATGTCAAGCTACTGGCAGGTGATTATGCTGTTCAGTTGGATTTGATTGCAAAGGTTCGTGGTATGAATAGCGCAGAGAAGTTTTTCGAGGATCTCCCTGAGCAGATGAGAGACGGCACGACCTGTTCAGCTCTTCTGCATACATATGTCCAGAATAAAGAGGCTGCCAAAGCGGAAGCTCTGGTGGAGAAGATGAAAGAGTGTGGTTTCGTGAAGAATCCCCTTCCTTACAACCACATGCTGTCTTTGTATGTGTCCGATGGGCAATTAGACAAGATTCCAGAAGTAATTGGGGAGATGAAGGTTCATACTAAACCGGATGTTGTCACTTACAATCTATGGTTAACAGTTTGTGCTTCGCAAAATAATGTTGATAGTGCAGAAAGAGTGTTTCTTGAATTGAAGAAGGCAAAGGTAAATCCGGACTGGGTGACATTTAGCACGCTAACAAACTTGTACATCAAAAGTTCACTCATTGAAAAAGCAGCAGCTACCTTGAAGGAGATGGAGAATATGGCATCTCGGAAGCATCGAGTCGCATATTCATCTCTCCTCAGCCTGCATGCAAACATTGGGGACAAGGCTGGTGTTCAGCGAGTTTGGAAGAAACTAAAATCATGTTTCCCCAAAATGAATGATGCTGAGTATACATGTATGATAGCTTCGCTTGTGAAACTCAAGGAGattgaagaagctgagaaacTCTATACTGAGTGGGAGTCTGTTTCTGGGACTCATGATCCTAGGGTCTCGAATATAATTCTTGCAGCTTACATCAACAGAAACCAAATGGATGTGGCTGAAACCTTCTGTAGTCGTATGGTGCAAAATAGCATCACCCCCTGTTACAGTACTTGGGAGCTTCTTACGTGGGGCTATTTGAAACAAAAGCATACGAAAAAAGTGCTAGAGTATTTTAAGAGAGCAGTTGGTAGTGTGAAAAAATGGGATCCTGACCAAAGATTGATTGCAGAAGTATTTGGCCGGCTCAATGAAGAAGGCAGTGTTGAAGAGGCAGAGGAACTAGTGGTTTTCCTTCGGAATGCTGGTCATGTGAGTACTGAGACATATAATTCACTTCTACGAACTTATGCTCAAGCTGGTACAATGCCACTTTTGGTTGAAGAACGGATGAAGAAGGACAATGTTGAATTGAATAAGGAGACTCGCTCGCTTATAAAAAGGATCAACAAAATTTGTGCGAGTGAAGTTCCTAGCCTATGTTCTTAA
- the LOC112174369 gene encoding uncharacterized protein LOC112174369 isoform X1, translating to MSLSVSSMASPEKGGGEVGFDFEEGMSWLPSPVVHEAFDTKAYLGRAEQHLHHNQHNYQDQLYPKFCSSRSSFSPHYVTRPKDIKNWVSGGHGMQAVFLDSSHKSRGGTGVFLPQRAGTNFYSKKKPACAPVLLPDRVIQALNLNVHALGLHISPKDRHRKRFKSGHEDDTQDCMSPRNKMSGSNEDEQCYIISENQTNSSPESCLPKEWTY from the exons ATGTCTCTTTCTGTCTCCTCCATGGCTTCTCCTGagaaaggaggaggagaggttggttttgattttgaagaagGAATGTCGTGGCTTCCCTCGCCAGTTGTTCATGAAGCTTTCGACACAAAG GCATATTTGGGACGGGCAGAGCAACACCTCCACCACAACCAACATAATTACCAAGATCAACTG TATCCAAAATTTTGTAGCTCAAGGTCATCATTTTCGCCACATTATGTCACTAGACCGAAAGATATAAAGAATTGGGTATCTGGAGGACATGGAATGCAAGCTGTTTTCCTAGATTCTTCCCATAAATCACGTGGCGGCACTGGCGTTTTTCTTCCACAGAGAGCCGGCACCAACTTCTACTCGAAGAAGAAACCAG CTTGTGCTCCGGTTCTGTTGCCCGACCGTGTGATTCAAGCTCTCAATCTGAATGTTCATGCACTTGGCCTGCACATTTCACCCAAAGATCGTCATCGGAAACGATTTAAATCAGGTCACGAAGATGATACTCAAGATTGTATGTCACCTCGAAATAAAATGAGTGGGAGCAATGAGGATGAACAATGCTACAttatttccgaaaatcaaaccAACTCTTCTCCGGAGTCATGTCTTCCAAAAGAGTGGACCTACTAG
- the LOC112174369 gene encoding uncharacterized protein LOC112174369 isoform X2, which produces MKLSTQRHIWDGQSNTSTTTNIITKINCSRSSFSPHYVTRPKDIKNWVSGGHGMQAVFLDSSHKSRGGTGVFLPQRAGTNFYSKKKPACAPVLLPDRVIQALNLNVHALGLHISPKDRHRKRFKSGHEDDTQDCMSPRNKMSGSNEDEQCYIISENQTNSSPESCLPKEWTY; this is translated from the exons ATGAAGCTTTCGACACAAAG GCATATTTGGGACGGGCAGAGCAACACCTCCACCACAACCAACATAATTACCAAGATCAACTG CTCAAGGTCATCATTTTCGCCACATTATGTCACTAGACCGAAAGATATAAAGAATTGGGTATCTGGAGGACATGGAATGCAAGCTGTTTTCCTAGATTCTTCCCATAAATCACGTGGCGGCACTGGCGTTTTTCTTCCACAGAGAGCCGGCACCAACTTCTACTCGAAGAAGAAACCAG CTTGTGCTCCGGTTCTGTTGCCCGACCGTGTGATTCAAGCTCTCAATCTGAATGTTCATGCACTTGGCCTGCACATTTCACCCAAAGATCGTCATCGGAAACGATTTAAATCAGGTCACGAAGATGATACTCAAGATTGTATGTCACCTCGAAATAAAATGAGTGGGAGCAATGAGGATGAACAATGCTACAttatttccgaaaatcaaaccAACTCTTCTCCGGAGTCATGTCTTCCAAAAGAGTGGACCTACTAG